One window of the Salminus brasiliensis chromosome 1, fSalBra1.hap2, whole genome shotgun sequence genome contains the following:
- the LOC140571599 gene encoding beta-enolase isoform X1 yields the protein MSQSQHTSSFSSCRLSIGWDRDAVCFSMPIAPHLPPLKPDWHLCLQWAFLRRTQAVTNMRRTAAALQRLTNTALSAGRMSIIKIHAREILDSRGNPTVEVDLHTQKGRFRAAVPSGASTGVHEALELRDGDKTRYLGKGVIKAVDHVNKDIAPKLLEKKLSVVDQEKIDQLMLELDGTENKSKFGANAILGVSLAVCKAGAAEKGVPLFRHIADLAGHKDVILPVPAFNVINGGSHAGNKLAMQEFMILPVGASTFREAMRIGAEVYHNLKGVIKGKYGKDATNVGDEGGFAPNILENNEALELLKSAIEKAGYADKIIIGMDVAASEFFRSGKYDLDFKSPDDPKRHITGEQLGDLYKSFIKNYPVQSIEDPFDQDDWENWTKFTGSVDIQIVGDDLTVTNPKRIQQAVDKKACNCLLLKVNQIGSVTESIQACKLAQKNGWGVMVSHRSGETEDTFIADLVVGLCTGQIKTGAPCRSERLAKYNQLMRIEEQLGDKAKFAGKNFRHPKVN from the exons ATGAGCCAATCACAGCACACTTCCTCATTCAGCTCATGTCGTCTTTCTATTGGCTGGGACAGAGATGCAGTGTGCTTCTCTATGCCAATCGCCCCTCATCTCCCGCCCTTAAAGCCTGACTGGCATCTCTGCCTGCAGTGGGCCTTTCTGAGAAGGACGCAGGCGGTCACTAATATGAGGCGAACGGCTGCGGCCTTGCAGAGATTAACAAACACAG CACTCTCTGCAGGAAGGATGTCCATCATTAAGATTCACGCTCGCGAGATCCTCGACTCCAGAGGAAACCCCACAGTGGAGGTCGATCTGCACACACAGAAAG GTCGTTTCAGGGCTGCTGTGCCCAGTGGCGCCTCCACAGGTGTTCATGAAGCTCTGGAGCTGAGAGATGGCGATAAAACCCGTTACCTGGGCAAAG GTGTGATTAAAGCTGTGGATCATGTGAACAAGGACATCGCCCCAAAGCTGCTGGAGAAA AAGCTGAGTGTTGTTGACCAGGAGAAGATTGACCAGCTCATGCTGGAGCTCGATGGAACTGAAAAcaaat ctaaGTTTGGAGCTAATGCTATCCTGGGTGTGTCTCTGGCGGTGTGTAAGGCTGGAGCTGCTGAGAAAGGTGTTCCTCTGTTCCGCCACATCGCTGACCTCGCTGGACACAAAGATGTGATCCTACCCGTACct GCATTTAACGTCATTAACGGTGGTTCTCATGCGGGGAACAAGCTGGCCATGCAGGAGTTCATGATCCTGCCTGTGGGGGCGTCCACCTTCCGTGAGGCGATGAGGATCGGGGCAGAGGTTTACCACAACCTGAAGGGGGTCATCAAAGGCAAATACGGCAAAGACGCCACCAACGTGGGAGATGAGGGTGGCTTTGCCCCCAACATCCTGGAGAACAACGAGG ctctggagctgctgAAGTCAGCCATCGAGAAGGCCGGCTATGCTGATAAAATCATCATCGGTATGGACGTGGCCGCCTCTGAATTCTTCAGGAGTGGAAAATACGACCTGGACTTCAAATCCCCCGACGATCCCAAGCGTCACatcactggagagcagctcggAGATCTGTACAAGAGCTTCATTAAGAACTATCCAG TCCAGTCCATTGAGGACCCCTTTGACCAAGATGACTGGGAGAACTGGACAAAATTCACTGGCTCTGTGGACATCCAGATTGTCGGGGACGACCTGACTGTGACAAACCCCAAACGTATCCAGCAGGCCGTGGATAAGAAGGCCTGCAACTGCCTGCTGCTCAAAGTCAACCAGATCGGCTCTGTCACTGAGTCCATTCAGGC gTGTAAGCTGGCCCAGAAGAATGGATGGGGTGTGATGGTCAGTCATCGCTCTGGAGAGACAGAAGATACTTTCATTGCTGACTTGGTGGTCGGTCTCTGCACAGGACag ATTAAGACTGGCGCCCCCTGTAGGTCAGAGCGTTTGGCCAAATATAACCAGCTGATGAG GATTGAAGAGCAGCTGGGAGATAAAGCCAAGTTTGCTGGAAAAAACTTCCGTCATCCAAAAGTGAACTAA
- the LOC140571599 gene encoding beta-enolase isoform X2, whose translation MSIIKIHAREILDSRGNPTVEVDLHTQKGRFRAAVPSGASTGVHEALELRDGDKTRYLGKGVIKAVDHVNKDIAPKLLEKKLSVVDQEKIDQLMLELDGTENKSKFGANAILGVSLAVCKAGAAEKGVPLFRHIADLAGHKDVILPVPAFNVINGGSHAGNKLAMQEFMILPVGASTFREAMRIGAEVYHNLKGVIKGKYGKDATNVGDEGGFAPNILENNEALELLKSAIEKAGYADKIIIGMDVAASEFFRSGKYDLDFKSPDDPKRHITGEQLGDLYKSFIKNYPVQSIEDPFDQDDWENWTKFTGSVDIQIVGDDLTVTNPKRIQQAVDKKACNCLLLKVNQIGSVTESIQACKLAQKNGWGVMVSHRSGETEDTFIADLVVGLCTGQIKTGAPCRSERLAKYNQLMRIEEQLGDKAKFAGKNFRHPKVN comes from the exons ATGTCCATCATTAAGATTCACGCTCGCGAGATCCTCGACTCCAGAGGAAACCCCACAGTGGAGGTCGATCTGCACACACAGAAAG GTCGTTTCAGGGCTGCTGTGCCCAGTGGCGCCTCCACAGGTGTTCATGAAGCTCTGGAGCTGAGAGATGGCGATAAAACCCGTTACCTGGGCAAAG GTGTGATTAAAGCTGTGGATCATGTGAACAAGGACATCGCCCCAAAGCTGCTGGAGAAA AAGCTGAGTGTTGTTGACCAGGAGAAGATTGACCAGCTCATGCTGGAGCTCGATGGAACTGAAAAcaaat ctaaGTTTGGAGCTAATGCTATCCTGGGTGTGTCTCTGGCGGTGTGTAAGGCTGGAGCTGCTGAGAAAGGTGTTCCTCTGTTCCGCCACATCGCTGACCTCGCTGGACACAAAGATGTGATCCTACCCGTACct GCATTTAACGTCATTAACGGTGGTTCTCATGCGGGGAACAAGCTGGCCATGCAGGAGTTCATGATCCTGCCTGTGGGGGCGTCCACCTTCCGTGAGGCGATGAGGATCGGGGCAGAGGTTTACCACAACCTGAAGGGGGTCATCAAAGGCAAATACGGCAAAGACGCCACCAACGTGGGAGATGAGGGTGGCTTTGCCCCCAACATCCTGGAGAACAACGAGG ctctggagctgctgAAGTCAGCCATCGAGAAGGCCGGCTATGCTGATAAAATCATCATCGGTATGGACGTGGCCGCCTCTGAATTCTTCAGGAGTGGAAAATACGACCTGGACTTCAAATCCCCCGACGATCCCAAGCGTCACatcactggagagcagctcggAGATCTGTACAAGAGCTTCATTAAGAACTATCCAG TCCAGTCCATTGAGGACCCCTTTGACCAAGATGACTGGGAGAACTGGACAAAATTCACTGGCTCTGTGGACATCCAGATTGTCGGGGACGACCTGACTGTGACAAACCCCAAACGTATCCAGCAGGCCGTGGATAAGAAGGCCTGCAACTGCCTGCTGCTCAAAGTCAACCAGATCGGCTCTGTCACTGAGTCCATTCAGGC gTGTAAGCTGGCCCAGAAGAATGGATGGGGTGTGATGGTCAGTCATCGCTCTGGAGAGACAGAAGATACTTTCATTGCTGACTTGGTGGTCGGTCTCTGCACAGGACag ATTAAGACTGGCGCCCCCTGTAGGTCAGAGCGTTTGGCCAAATATAACCAGCTGATGAG GATTGAAGAGCAGCTGGGAGATAAAGCCAAGTTTGCTGGAAAAAACTTCCGTCATCCAAAAGTGAACTAA